The sequence CACAGCCTTGGAGGTCTTACTGTTTTGAGATACGCCGAGACGAGACCCGAGAATATCAAAGGTGTCGTAGCTTCTTCACCTGCTTTGGCTAAAAGTCCTAGGACGCCAAGCTTTATGGTGTCTCTTGCCAAGGTGCTGGGGACTTTAATTCCCACCGTAACTCTTAGCAATGGACTAGACCCGAAGTTCCTTTCAAGAAACAGAGAAGCCGTTAAGAAATATGTGGAAGATGAGCTCGTTCACGACAGAATTTCTGCAGCACTTGGAAAAAGTATTTTTGAGAACATGGAAAGGGCACACAAGGAAGCTGAAAGAATAAAAGTTCCCGTTTTGTTCCTTATTGGAACTGCAGACATAATAACTCCCCCAGAAGGTGCAATAAAGTTTTTTAAACGGCTCAAAGTTGAAGACAAAATACTCAAAAAATTTGATGG comes from Thermococcus aggregans and encodes:
- a CDS encoding alpha/beta hydrolase codes for the protein MIYRAKFGTPERGWVILVHGLGEHSGRYGKLIKMLNEQGFAVYTFDWPGHGKSGGKRGHATIEQAMEIIDDIIEEIGEKPFLFGHSLGGLTVLRYAETRPENIKGVVASSPALAKSPRTPSFMVSLAKVLGTLIPTVTLSNGLDPKFLSRNREAVKKYVEDELVHDRISAALGKSIFENMERAHKEAERIKVPVLFLIGTADIITPPEGAIKFFKRLKVEDKILKKFDGAYHEIFEDPEWGEEFRRTIIEWLVQRAGKRDAIQARSQCKEGSPASSLVEH